The region CCTCCCATTTTCCCTCTCCTTTTACACGAAGTTCGAAAGGGGTTTCTCCGGGTTTAGAATCGGAACAAGGAATATAAAAACCGCTCGGAATGACAATTTTCAACTCGTATCGGACTTTTCCATTTTGAACTGGCGCTTCTTTAGGAGAAATTTCGAACTGGACACGAGGAGTTTCCAATTGAACCGCTGCACGACTCGGGCGATGTTCGAGCAACATTCCAAGAGCCAAATGGAGACTGGTTGTCATAGTCGGTACTCGATGCATCCATCCGTGCAGAAAAGATAAATCCTTCTCTGCAATTTCGTATCGCCCTAAACGAACCGCGCACTGAATTGCAACGCCATTAGGACTGGGAGTTGCAGAATCTAAAACCGGCTTCGAACGGCCGAAGAATTGTTCTTGATTTCTCCCACTGAAAAACCATCCTCCGTTTTCGTCGTCGTGAAAGTTTTCGAGGAAATAATCGAAAAGTTTCTCAGCGCGTTTTTGATATTCACCGTCTTCTGTTGCATCCGACAAATCCAACAAACCACGAACTACGTATACGGCTTCTAAAAAGGGGTCTCCTATTGGTGAACTATCTGCATATTGATGTGGGATGGGCGAAACAGATAAGAGGAAATCTGCGGCTCGCTTCGCTTCGGCTATATATCCTGACAATGCCAAACCACTTATCATCAAACCGTTCCAGGAGGTCAACATCTTCGTATCGCGTTCTGGCTTTTGGCGCTTTTCGCGTGCATTTCTAAGTTTTTCCAATGCGCTATCCCAGCGGTTTCCTTGAAAATGCTCGAGATGTAAAATGTTTTTCCCTGTTTTCTTTCCGGAAGCTTCGTCAGCGTAATTCCCCTCTTGTTTGCATCCGAAGGTTTCGAGAAATTCCTCTGCTTCTTCCTTTAGGATTTCTCGAATTTCGTCAGCGCTCCAAACGTAAAACGAACCTTCCTCTCCGGCTACATCGGCGTCGATTGCCGAATAAAACGCCCCCCCAGGAGTCGTCATCTCTCGGAATACCCATTCGGCGAGTCTGTCGCAAACTCTTTTGTATTCTTTCTCGCCTGTCAACCGATACGCGCGGGCATAGTTATAAAGAAATTGAGCGTTATCATAGAGCATTTTTTCGAAATGCGGAAGAAGCCATTCTTCATCCGTCGAATAACGGTGAAAGCCCCCACCGACATGGTCGTGAATCCCCCCCAATGCCATAGCGTTCAACTGTTCGACTGCAGCCTCGAGCGCTCCTTCTTTCTCCCAATCTTCTGCCAAGAACAACAGATAGTCGATAGAGGAATGCGCGGGAAACTTCGGGCGAGAGAAACGACCTTCGCGAAACTCGGCAATCACTGCATTAAAACACGAATCTAAAGTTCCCGTGCTCAAGTCTATCGCTGGGGGGGGAATTCGGCTCGTTCTATATTGTTCTAACGCTTGTGCGAATTCGTTCGCCGCTTGATGAATTTCTTGCCGATTACGTCTCCACGCCTGCGCAATGGAAAGCGAA is a window of Fimbriimonadales bacterium DNA encoding:
- a CDS encoding thioredoxin domain-containing protein, which encodes MSTNRLASAVSPYLRQHAHNPVHWEPWDPDALSRSKQEDKPIFLSIGYSSCHWCHVMERESFENEEIAKILNENFVCIKVDREERPDIDEAYMLAVQLATGHGGWPMSLFLTPDLKPFFAGTYFPPEDRGNYAGFKTLSLSIAQAWRRNRQEIHQAANEFAQALEQYRTSRIPPPAIDLSTGTLDSCFNAVIAEFREGRFSRPKFPAHSSIDYLLFLAEDWEKEGALEAAVEQLNAMALGGIHDHVGGGFHRYSTDEEWLLPHFEKMLYDNAQFLYNYARAYRLTGEKEYKRVCDRLAEWVFREMTTPGGAFYSAIDADVAGEEGSFYVWSADEIREILKEEAEEFLETFGCKQEGNYADEASGKKTGKNILHLEHFQGNRWDSALEKLRNAREKRQKPERDTKMLTSWNGLMISGLALSGYIAEAKRAADFLLSVSPIPHQYADSSPIGDPFLEAVYVVRGLLDLSDATEDGEYQKRAEKLFDYFLENFHDDENGGWFFSGRNQEQFFGRSKPVLDSATPSPNGVAIQCAVRLGRYEIAEKDLSFLHGWMHRVPTMTTSLHLALGMLLEHRPSRAAVQLETPRVQFEISPKEAPVQNGKVRYELKIVIPSGFYIPCSDSKPGETPFELRVKGEGKWEAKVDVGKGRLEGEEKFVIEGQPPSYEEGEVKVVIRCQLCKEGECLLPETREISAVWYREE